In Carya illinoinensis cultivar Pawnee chromosome 6, C.illinoinensisPawnee_v1, whole genome shotgun sequence, a single genomic region encodes these proteins:
- the LOC122313225 gene encoding long chain acyl-CoA synthetase 9, chloroplastic-like isoform X1, with translation MNAYIVGVLVPLVVTVLLRNAKNSKKRGLLADVGGEPGYAIRNHRFTSPVQTAWEGISTLAELFEHSCEQYRDKYLLGTRELISREVEVTEDGRSFEKLHLGDYEWLTYGRAFEAVCNFASGLAQLGHRKEERAAIFADTREEWFIALQGCFRRNVTVVTIYASLGEEALCHSLNETEVTTVICGCKELKKLIEISEQLDTVKRVICMDDEIPSNASYVEQSKSWTITSFGDVESLGRENPVDADLPLPADIAVIMYTSGSTGLPKGVMMTHANVLATVSAVMTIVPGLGSKDIYMAYLPMAHILELAAENVMAAVGSAIGYGSPLTLTDTSSKIKKGTKGDATVLLPTLMTAVPAILDRVRDGVLKKVNAKGGLAKKFFDVAYTRRLSAVNGSWFGAFGPEKAIWNFLVFKKVRAILGGRIRFVLSGGAPLSGDTQRFINICLGAPIGQGYGLTETSAGATFSEVDDTSVGRVGAPLPCSFIKLIDWPEGGYLTSDSPMPRGEIVVGGPNVTVGYFKNEEKTKELYKVDERGMRWYYTGDIGQFHADGCLEIIDRKIDIVKLQHGEYVSLGKVEAALLVSPYVDNIMLHANPFHSYCVALLVASQHTVEDWASKQGIPFTDFADLCEKAETKKELLASIQKEAKRAQLQKFEIPIKIKVLSEPWTPESGLVTAAFKIKREIIRKAFSEELSELYAS, from the exons ATGAATGCCTATATTGTTGGTGTCCTTGTTCCCCTCGTTGTTACTGTTCTACTTAGGAATGCGAAGAATTCAAAGAAAAGGGGGTTGCTCGCTGATGTTGGTGGGGAACCTGGGTATGCTATCCGGAACCATCGGTTCACTTCCCCAGTGCAAACAGCATGGGAAGGTATCTCAACTCTTGCAGAACTTTTCGAGCATTCATGTGAGCAGTACCGAGATAAGTACTTACTTGGAACTAGGGAGTTGATTTCAAGGGAGGTTGAAGTCACTGAAGATGGAAGGTCCTTCGAGAAGCTTCATTTGGGAGACTACGAGTGGCTAACCTATGGTAGAGCATTTGAAGCTGTGTGCAACTTTGCATCTGGTTTGGCTCAACTTGGTCACAGGAAGGAAGAACGTGCAGCAATCTTTGCTGACACAAGAGAAGAATGGTTCATTGCATTGCAG GGTTGCTTTAGGCGCAATGTCACTGTTGTGACTATCTATGCATCTTTGGGGGAGGAGGCTTTATGTCATTCATTAAatgag ACAGAGGTTACTACTGTGATATGTGGATGCAAAGAACTTAAAAAACTCATAGAGATAAGTGAACAACTTGACACAGTTAAACGTGTGATATGTATGGATGATGAGATCCCCTCTAATGCCTCATACGTTGAGCAGAGCAAAAGCTGGACAATTACCTCATTTGGTGATGTGGAAAGTCTTGGCAGAGAAAATCCTGTTGATGCCGACTTACCACTTCCAGCTGATATTGCAGTTATAATGTACACAAGTGGGAGTACTGGATTGCCTAAG GGTGTAATGATGACACATGCCAATGTCCTAGCTACAGTTTCTGCTGTCATGACAATTGTTCCTGGCCTTGGAAGCAAGGATATTTACATGGCATACCTACCCATGGCTCATATCCTTGAATTAGCTGCTGAG AATGTGATGGCTGCTGTTGGAAGTGCTATAGGATATGGATCACCTTTGACGCTTACGGATACATCAAGCAAgataaaaaaaggaacaaagGGGGATGCCACTGTGCTGTTGCCAACTTTAATGACAGCTGTCCCAGCAATTCTTGACCGTGTCCGTGATGGGGTACTCAAGAag GTAAATGCAAAGGGTGGATTAGCAAAGAAGTTTTTTGACGTGGCATATACTCGTAGGTTGTCTGCGGTTAATGGAAGTTGGTTTGGGGCTTTTGGCCCGGAAAAGGCCATTTGGAATTTTCTTGTGTTTAAAAAGGTCAGAGCAATTCTGGGAGGTCGCATCCGCTTTGTGCTGTCTGGAGGTGCTCCTCTCTCCGGTGATACTCAGAGATTCATCAACATTTGTCTTGG TGCTCCAATAGGTCAAGGTTATGGTCTTACTGAGACTTCTGCTGGTGCAACATTTTCTGAGGTCGATGATACATCTGTTGGTCGTGTTGGAGCTCCACTTCCTTGCTCATTCATTAAG TTAATTGATTGGCCTGAAGGTGGATATCTAACCAGTGATTCACCAATGCCTCGTGGGGAGATAGTGGTTGGTGGTCCAAATGTTACAGTTGGATATttcaaaaatgaagaaaaaacaaaagaattatacaaG GTCGATGAGAGAGGAATGAGATGGTACTATACAGGTGACATAGGGCAGTTTCATGCTGATGGTTGCCTTGAGATAATTGATCGCAAAATAGACATAGTCAAACTTCAGCATGGGGAGTATGTCTCCCTAGGCAAG GTTGAAGCCGCTCTTCTTGTTAGCCCCTATGTCGACAATATCATGTTGCATGCTAATCCCTTTCATAGTTACTGTGTGGCTCTGCTGGTAGCTTCTCAGCATACGGTGGAAGATTGGGCTTCCAAGCAAGGAATTCCTTTTACTGACTTTGCAGACTTGTGTGAGAAAGCCGAAACGAAGAAGGAACTTCTTGCATCAATCCAAAAG GAAGCAAAGCGGGCACAGTTGCAGAAGTTTGAGATTCCCATAAAAATCAAAGTGCTTTCTGAACCGTGGACTCCTGAATCTGGTCTAGTCACGGCAGCTTTCA
- the LOC122313225 gene encoding long chain acyl-CoA synthetase 9, chloroplastic-like isoform X2 — MNAYIVGVLVPLVVTVLLRNAKNSKKRGLLADVGGEPGYAIRNHRFTSPVQTAWEGISTLAELFEHSCEQYRDKYLLGTRELISREVEVTEDGRSFEKLHLGDYEWLTYGRAFEAVCNFASGLAQLGHRKEERAAIFADTREEWFIALQGCFRRNVTVVTIYASLGEEALCHSLNETEVTTVICGCKELKKLIEISEQLDTVKRVICMDDEIPSNASYVEQSKSWTITSFGDVESLGRENPVDADLPLPADIAVIMYTSGSTGLPKGVMMTHANVLATVSAVMTIVPGLGSKDIYMAYLPMAHILELAAENVMAAVGSAIGYGSPLTLTDTSSKIKKGTKGDATVLLPTLMTAVPAILDRVRDGVLKKVNAKGGLAKKFFDVAYTRRLSAVNGSWFGAFGPEKAIWNFLVFKKVRAILGGRIRFVLSGGAPLSGDTQRFINICLGAPIGQGYGLTETSAGATFSEVDDTSVGRVGAPLPCSFIKLIDWPEGGYLTSDSPMPRGEIVVGGPNVTVGYFKNEEKTKELYKVDERGMRWYYTGDIGQFHADGCLEIIDRKIDIVKLQHGEYVSLGKLLCGSAGSFSAYGGRLGFQARNSFY; from the exons ATGAATGCCTATATTGTTGGTGTCCTTGTTCCCCTCGTTGTTACTGTTCTACTTAGGAATGCGAAGAATTCAAAGAAAAGGGGGTTGCTCGCTGATGTTGGTGGGGAACCTGGGTATGCTATCCGGAACCATCGGTTCACTTCCCCAGTGCAAACAGCATGGGAAGGTATCTCAACTCTTGCAGAACTTTTCGAGCATTCATGTGAGCAGTACCGAGATAAGTACTTACTTGGAACTAGGGAGTTGATTTCAAGGGAGGTTGAAGTCACTGAAGATGGAAGGTCCTTCGAGAAGCTTCATTTGGGAGACTACGAGTGGCTAACCTATGGTAGAGCATTTGAAGCTGTGTGCAACTTTGCATCTGGTTTGGCTCAACTTGGTCACAGGAAGGAAGAACGTGCAGCAATCTTTGCTGACACAAGAGAAGAATGGTTCATTGCATTGCAG GGTTGCTTTAGGCGCAATGTCACTGTTGTGACTATCTATGCATCTTTGGGGGAGGAGGCTTTATGTCATTCATTAAatgag ACAGAGGTTACTACTGTGATATGTGGATGCAAAGAACTTAAAAAACTCATAGAGATAAGTGAACAACTTGACACAGTTAAACGTGTGATATGTATGGATGATGAGATCCCCTCTAATGCCTCATACGTTGAGCAGAGCAAAAGCTGGACAATTACCTCATTTGGTGATGTGGAAAGTCTTGGCAGAGAAAATCCTGTTGATGCCGACTTACCACTTCCAGCTGATATTGCAGTTATAATGTACACAAGTGGGAGTACTGGATTGCCTAAG GGTGTAATGATGACACATGCCAATGTCCTAGCTACAGTTTCTGCTGTCATGACAATTGTTCCTGGCCTTGGAAGCAAGGATATTTACATGGCATACCTACCCATGGCTCATATCCTTGAATTAGCTGCTGAG AATGTGATGGCTGCTGTTGGAAGTGCTATAGGATATGGATCACCTTTGACGCTTACGGATACATCAAGCAAgataaaaaaaggaacaaagGGGGATGCCACTGTGCTGTTGCCAACTTTAATGACAGCTGTCCCAGCAATTCTTGACCGTGTCCGTGATGGGGTACTCAAGAag GTAAATGCAAAGGGTGGATTAGCAAAGAAGTTTTTTGACGTGGCATATACTCGTAGGTTGTCTGCGGTTAATGGAAGTTGGTTTGGGGCTTTTGGCCCGGAAAAGGCCATTTGGAATTTTCTTGTGTTTAAAAAGGTCAGAGCAATTCTGGGAGGTCGCATCCGCTTTGTGCTGTCTGGAGGTGCTCCTCTCTCCGGTGATACTCAGAGATTCATCAACATTTGTCTTGG TGCTCCAATAGGTCAAGGTTATGGTCTTACTGAGACTTCTGCTGGTGCAACATTTTCTGAGGTCGATGATACATCTGTTGGTCGTGTTGGAGCTCCACTTCCTTGCTCATTCATTAAG TTAATTGATTGGCCTGAAGGTGGATATCTAACCAGTGATTCACCAATGCCTCGTGGGGAGATAGTGGTTGGTGGTCCAAATGTTACAGTTGGATATttcaaaaatgaagaaaaaacaaaagaattatacaaG GTCGATGAGAGAGGAATGAGATGGTACTATACAGGTGACATAGGGCAGTTTCATGCTGATGGTTGCCTTGAGATAATTGATCGCAAAATAGACATAGTCAAACTTCAGCATGGGGAGTATGTCTCCCTAGGCAAG TTACTGTGTGGCTCTGCTGGTAGCTTCTCAGCATACGGTGGAAGATTGGGCTTCCAAGCAAGGAATTCCTTTTACTGA